In the genome of Parasteatoda tepidariorum isolate YZ-2023 chromosome 10, CAS_Ptep_4.0, whole genome shotgun sequence, the window ccaggagttctgtTTTCTAcagggttgggttcaaaattacaaggtcaCGGATAATgtcggtaataaaataaaattaccctaattataattatataaataataattatatacatttctaaatattgattaatgTTTCTACTGTGAACTTCAAGCTAAgggagatatttaaattgatgtgCTTTAAATCTGTTGCAGATCAGACAGCATGAGAGCAGATATAATTAACAACTGCAAAATACTGATTGGCTGTTTCGTAGTAGATTTTTTGATATCTGGTGCAGGTAGACTTTCTTCGATTTATTTTGTGGAATCCGTAACACGTTATGATGTGGACAGAGCTCAAGCATCTTTTCCTTTCGTCCTGACTTACGCAGTGAAAAACTTTTCAGgtagacttttttttctaataacagcAATCCTACTTTTTTGGTTTTAGTCATAAACTTCATAACAAATTAGTGTATAGTTACAAATAATAAGATTGTGCCATCTTCTACACATCATCTATCTATCAGGATTTTGATAGATGCTTCATATCAGGATATCTGTGAGACATAGATGATATCTGTGATAGATATCAGGATTGTGCCATCCATCAGGATCTATAAGTTTTTACCCGGTAATCTCCGATACGCGGTGATTGAGGATATTTCTCTCCTCTTTTAACTTTCATACAGAATGCTCAAATTAAAAAGTGACTTTTGGCctaattatacaaatttcatttataacgATTTAATGTCAACTGTTCGTGAGTCGAAccttaaaaatgctaattaatttgcgCAAACGATATTTTAGATTACAAAAAACAGACATTAAAACGAATTAATTCGCGAttgcaacgctcgagtacgccctctagcgggagcctgtaaatatcagacatttatttatcacgtttttatttagttccatcaaaatcatttgcagaatcagacgccattttcttagcagcaaataaaaatcaaaatttccataAGGAAAAGCCGAAGAACTTGATAAAACTCTCCAGAATATTGGGATATCTTTCAGACCCAGAACNAAAACAGACATTAAAACGAAttaattctgaataaataagATCTTTCCcgatgaattttttattcttgatcCACAAAATTAGCGGAGGGGGGTTATGGTCTATAAGCAATATAGtgtttagctttatttattccaaagttaattttttttcatcacaatTTTCTTTAGTGTTGTTCCCATATAGCACTTTATACATTTTCGGAATTTCCTATTTTAGATTACAAAAAACAGACATTAAAACGAAttaattctgaataaataagATCTTTCCcgatgaattttttattcttgatcCACAAAATTAGCGGAGGGGGGTTATGGTCTATAAGCAATATAGtgtttagctttatttattccaaagttaattttttttcatcacaatTTTCTTTAGTATTGTTCCTATATAGCACTTTATACATTTTCGGAATTTCCTATtttagattacaaaaaaaaacagacattaaaacgaattaattctgaataaataagATCTTTACcgatgaatttttgatttttgatccACAAAAATAGCGGAGGGGGGTTATGGTCTATAAGCAATATAGtgtttagctttatttattccaagggtaatttttttcatctcaaTTTTCTTTAGTATCGTTCTCATATAGCACTTTATACATTTTCGGAATTTCCTAGATTACAAAAAACagacattaaaacaaattaattctgaataaataagATCTTTCCTgatgaatttttgatttctgaTCCACAAAATTAGCGGTATTGCAATATAgtatttagctttatttatcccaaggttaatattttttcatcacaaTTTTCTTTAGTATTGTTCCCATATAGCACCTTATACATTTACGGAATTTCCTATGAATGGCAGAATAATACACAGAAATTGCCTACATTGAAATCGCTGTATTTTGTTCTACTAAACAAgctttctttataataatttaaaaatgtgacctatcattatacagggtgtctatAAAAAAACTCCGGGGTTTtgaggcaaaatattttaatgaagtaaaaaacatacatacatgtTTTATACATGACTGAAAAGCttacattttcaagttttttttaaaacttagtaaaGTTCTATATGAGCCCCGTTAGTGGCACGGCAGACGACTAAACGGTATTCTACCTCTTCCCATGTCCTGGCGAGCATGTCTAGGGGGACGGTTGCCACACAATTGACTATTCGTTCCATAAGATGTTGAACATCACGAATTTTCTCTGCATACACAAGATTCTTGATATGCCCCCAGAAGAAAAAACCCAACGGAGTCAGATCAGGGTTCCTTGGAGGCCATGGAATAGGTCCCTCCCTTCCGATCCACCTGTTGCCGAGCCGAGCGTCCTATGCCTCACGCACACGTAAACTGAAGTGTGGCGGGGCCCCATTTTGTTGAAAGTAAACTAAACCCTTCTCCACCTCAATGTCATCTAACTGAGGAAAAAGATACTCCTATCACAGTAGATATCACCATtgatatttctttcaataaaaataaacggaccTATGATTCTGTCATGCATAAGCGCACACCAAACATTTACTTTGGGCGTGTCGCGTTCGTACTCGACGAACTCATGGGGCGGCTCAGAACCCCAAATTCTGCAATTATGCCGGTTTACGTGACAATTCACATGAAAAGAAGCTTCGTCactaaaaattacactttttaaaaaaccattattGTCATCAATTTTATCTAGCATTGAAACAGCAAAGTCGTATCTCTTAACCTTGTCTGCTGGTTTGATGTGGTGTACAAGCTGAATCTTGTAAGCAGTTAAACGTAGTCTTTTATGAAATACCTTACCGACAGTTGATCTTGGTAACCCCAACTCCAAGCTGCGTCTTGTCAACGATTTCTTAGGGCTTCGAAGGCATGAAGCTCGGAGTCTGTCCACTTTCTCTTGAGACACACTCGGCCTACCCGGCGACTTTTGCTTCAAAACACTTCCTGTTTCTGTAAATGCACTGAACCATTGACGAATGGTTTTGTCAGAAGGCGGGTTAACACCATAGTTACGTCGAAAGTTTCTTTGTACGGTAACTAAAGACTTCGTTTCTATGAGCCAAATAACACATTGAGCCTTTTGTTGCGGAGTCGCCATCATTTCAAATTTCGCGACGTCATTTCAAGGTCAACGCCCTGCAGCGCCGCCAACAGTTGATACAAACATTCCCAATTGGTATGAGTAAAACTTTTTGAGCTACTCTTTTCAGAGAAATCGACTAAATTTTGCTATCTTTTATAGTTAGtgagatatgaatttttaaaaccccggagttcttttatagacaccctgtatataNGTCTAATTACGCGAGGCATGTGCCTTAGGCGAACTCCAacttaatatctttaattttgatttaaattgttaaaaagtatgttttcaaatagaaattttataacacaCGAAGACGATAATCTTTTATAGGGCCATTGATTGGATATGCTGAGCAAATATTAGGCACTAAATGGATCATTACCATTGGAAGTATTATGGCCACTTTAGGCATAGGAGGATGTTTCTTTGCTGAAGATATATTGGTTATCACACTTTTGTGGGGAGTGGTACTAGGtaagataattgaaaaaactattaatgcATCAACATTTATCGGGTGTTCAATAAAAGATCGATGAATTGAAAACTCAACTAAAGAAAATTGGAAGgaaatagaaatgtaaaatttatgttttcttctttttttgcttagGACATAAGGTTTATTTGAGTGAATTTTCAAAGGTAATTACACAGTTTGTCAACAGATAACGCTTGCAACAGATCGTTTTGCGACATATCAGACCATTCCAATTAAGATATTTGCACCGGTATCTGTTAATTTTGTCCTCAAACTGGGCCACGTGTGTGCTGTATATGATGGTTActtgggaaaaaaatgtttaatggtTTTTTAAGAGTTAACATTCATCTGTTGACGAACTTTGTAACttagtttgaaatttgttataaatgaaGTTTCTAGTTTTCTAAGAAGAACGTTGCAAGCCGTCTATCTTTATCTTGTCGTTTATtgatcgtttttttaaaaatttgattttcaaaatcatcgGCCATTTTTCGAATACTTGATATCGTTTAATATAGGGTTATCAATAATAGGCAGGCGCAAAATTAATCCACGATAAAATCCAAACTAtaggaaaatgaaaaagaaaaactgtctgggttttttgtattgtattgagatcttaaatgatgtttttactATTCTCTGTGTTTAtactctctgtgttctatgattgtgtgaatgtgaccagccctataaacgggtttgtggttgtatgacgtggCCGACGCTGCttcaccgccgtggcttcgccacaggtgcctactgggtaacgagaagagagtagtaGTTCTGACATAGCTGTGGCCAATGCGACAACCCctaagtgcccgccattaaaaaaaaaaaaaaaactattcttcttctttaaacaACATAGAACGGCAggttatgtaaataaaagtataaataataaaaataataaaaataaaaacttgttagcttaaaaacaaaaaaacatgagTATAAAcggttaaaagaataaaattaaaaaaaaaattataatattttattatgaacatACTAAActggagaaaataatttttagacaaaaattattaataataaaattattaattttaaaaattaatctaacaaagagattaaaatctttgtttttgtctcaaaacttttgattaaaatactacttttatGTTGTCTTTAGTAGggatggaaaaatatttttcttgacattttgatttttaattttttaggctTTCATAGTGcttcaacaaattaaatatatgtaaatcgtgaaaattatataatttcgaTATTTAGCtcgtaacatatttttaaaatcgtctaaaactataaatatgttaattaacatagtaataatactaaaagaaaacacaaatattttaaattcaaaatagaaaaaactgccctgaaaaaaacgcgctaaaaagcagcagaaatttcagaaaaaagtagcaataatgaaaacgaaggaaataaaaataaaaatatgaccaccgaagccgacgtcttcagggggtgcCGGCCTCGGTGGCCATAAAAACAAGACCATTTCTAATTGAAGAAGAAGCAAATGCCtaaattaactccctcagtaccccgatggttttgtatcGAAGTCCAGGAAAACATgcaatacaaataacaaattaagaaaagaaactcaaacgaaatcatcagaaaaataaaaactcacataGTCACAGGTCAAACATCGATTTCACAAGCAAgccgaatgaaaagaaaaaactaaaaactaaagaaaacaacGCCCTCTATTACAATGCGCAGATggagaataaaatgaaaaaaataaaacgaaaaaaaaatgattgatcatttttaattaaaaaaatgattgaagaattctaagtttttttaatttttttcttttaacagggtCTTAACTGAAcagccccagttaagcattcttttaatttgttacgtatttctttttcttgacttttttcattttattctccATCTGCGCATTGTAATAGAGGGCgttgttttctttagtttttagttttttcttttcattcggcTTGCTTGTGAAATCGATGTTTGACCTGTGACtatgtgagtttttatttttctgatgattttgtttgagtttcttttcttaatttgttatttgtattgcATGTTTTCCTGGACTTCGATACAAAACCATCGTggtactgagggagttaatttaGGCATTTGCTTCTCCTTCAATTAGAAATGGTCTTGTTTTTATGGCtaccgaggccggtaccccctgaagacgtcggcttcggtggtcatatttttatttttatttccttcgttttctttattgctactttttttgaaatttctgctgctttttagcgcgtttttttcaaagaagttttatcgNNNNNNNNNNNNNNNNNNNNNNNNNNNNNNNNNNNNNNNNNNNNNNNNNNNNNNNNNNNNNNNNNNNNNNNNNNNNNNNNNNNNNNNNNNNNNNNNNNNNNNNNNNNNNNNNNNNNNNNNNNNNNNNNNNNNNNNNNNNNNNNNNNNNNNNNNNNNNNNNNNNNNNNNNNNNNNNNNNNNNNNNNNNNNNNNNNNNNNNNNNNNNNNNNNNNNNNNNNNNNNNNNNNNNNNNNNNNNNNNNNNNNNNNNNNNNNNNNNNNNNNNNNNNNNNNNNNNNNNNNNNNNNNNNNNNNNNNNNNNNNNNNNNNNNNNNNNNNNNNNNNNNNNNNNNNNNNNNNNNNNNNNNNNNNNNNNNNNNNNNNNNNNNNNNNNNNNNNNNNNNNNNNNNNNNNNNNNNNNNNNNNNNNNNNNNNNNNNNNNNNNNNNNNNNNNNNNNNNNNNNNNNNNNNNNNNNNNNNNNNNNNNNNNNNNNNNNNNNNNNNNNNNNNNNNNNNNNNNNNNNNNNNNNNNNNNNNNNNNNNNNNNNNNNNNNNNNNNNNNNNNNNNNNNNNNNNNNNNNNNNNNNNNNNNNNNNNNNNNNNNNNNNNNNNNNNNNNNNNNNNNNNNNNNNNNNNNNNNNNNNNNNNNNNNNNNNNNNNNNNNNNNNNNNNNNNNNNNNNNNNNNNNNNNNNNNNNNNNNNNNNNNNNNNNNNNNNNNNNNNNNNNNNNNNNNNNNNNNNNNNNNNNNNNNNNNNNNNNNNNNNNNNNNNNNNNNNNNNNNNNNNNNNNNNNNNNNNNNNNNNNNNNNNNNNNNNNNNNNNNNNNNNNNNNNNNNNNNNNNNNNNNNNNNNNNNNNNNNNNNNNNNNNNNNNNNNNNNNNNNNNNNNNNNNNNNNNNNNNNNNNNNNNNNNNNNNNNNNNNNNNNNNNNNNNNNNNNNNNNNNNNNNNNNNNNNNNNNNNNNNNNNNNNNNNNNNNNNNNNNNNNNNNNNNNNNNNNNNNNNNNNNNNNNNNNNNNNNNNNNNNNNNNNNNNNNNNNNNNNNNNNNNNNNNNNNNNNNNNNNNNNNNNNNNNNNNNNNNNNNNNNNNNNNNNNNNNNNNNNNNNNNNNNNNNNNNNNNNNNNNNNNNNNNNNNNNNNNNNNNNNNNNNNNNNNNNNNNNNNNNNNNNNNNNNNNNNNNNNNNNNNNNNNNNNNNNNNNNNNNNNNNNNNNCTaatgtatacttcttgcatattctaatgtttgaagtaatatgattcaaaaaagtatggaataaaaattcggtacttacgtaaTAACGCCACCGCaactacagatttggcggtttttaagtgccacCGATCTACACCAAAATTTTTgagacaaatcataaaataaaacactttgtttaaaatcaaagtagtttatcggatttcggtggacaatggacaaaatatttcgctcctgaaaaaataaaattgcatcttgttctatttttggcaaatcccaaagacgcattttcgtagcactaaaaaatggtaacaaaaatcgaataacaaatcattttggaattcttctgatttataaagcaggtaagtgttaatttttataaaatgaaaaattttacttttaataaatttttttctcatttgatgatagttttctatagaatggttttctgcatgaatcaaaaaagaaaaaacatgaaagttgtttattttaatgtaaggaatttttagaatcggttctttcttttttgctttgtatcgtaagcattctttattttacggtttttagcttctaaataatgatttttattaaaacttaaaattttttgatgaaaattgttgttaaaaagctttctttacaaaattaaattatataaatttatgaagcttatgtatactttttgcttatcTTAATGTTTGAAGCAAtgtgattcttaaaactatggaatgtaaagttcaAATAGGTCTTTcaggttatatcattaaatttaataaaactatttctcaggcattaggttaaactctaataagaagacacatatttttttctgtttatttgctaatatttttcagatgtgttttggatgttccttctttaaaaaaaagagatactctCTTGTTTTCGGTTGCATAAGAAAggatatcaagcatttttcttttttaaatttaataagccacaataaagaaggaacgttacaatgttacatgctacattaaagacggctccagagtaactgaatgactgttcacatagaaatcgcaggtattagtctcatacaacaacgccccctatagttcgttgcgatcgcgaattctGAATAAATAAGATCTTTACcgatgaatttttgatttttgatccACAAAATTAGCGGGGGGGGGGGCTATGGTCTATAAGCAAATATAGtgtttagctttatttattccAAGGGTAATCTTTTTGATCACAATTTTCTTCAGTATTGTTCCCATATAGCACTTTATACATTTTCGGAATTTCCTATTTTAGATTGCAAAAAACAGACATTAAAACGAAttaattctgaataaataagATCTTTCCcgatgaatttttgatttttgatccACAAATTAGCGGAGGGGGGTTTTGGTCTATAAGCAATATAGTGTTTAGCTTCATTTACTCCaagggtaatttttttcatcataattttctttagtaTTGTTCCCATATAGCACTTTATACATTTTCGGAATTTCCTATTTTAGATTACAAAAAACAGACATTAGAACGAAttaattctgaataaataagATCTTTCCCGATGAATTTTGGTTTTTGATCCACAAAATTAGCGGAGGGGGGTTATGGTCTATAAACAATATAGTGTTTAGCTTCATTTATTCCAAGGGTAGTTTTTTTCATCACAATTTTCTTTAGTATTGTTCCATATAGCACTTCATACATTTTTGGAATTTCCTAATTTAGATTACAAAAAACAGACATTAAAACGAAttaattctgaataaataagATCTTTCTCGAtgaatttctgatttatttattccaagCTTTATTTATTCCAAGGGTAGTTTTTTTCGtcactatttaatttagtattgtTCCCATATAGCACTTTATACAGTTTCGGAATTTCCTATGAATGGCAGAATAATTCACAGAAATAACTTATTGCCTTACATTGAAATCGCTGTATTTTGTTCTACCAAACAGGCTTTCTTcagaatgatttgaaaatatgacTTATCATTTTATTGTCTTATAGTTTTTATACGTCTAATTACGCGAGGCATGTGCCTTAGGCGAACTCCAacttaatatctttaattttgatttaaattgttaaaaagtatgttttcaaattgaaattttataacacacGAAGACGATAATCTTTTATAGGGCCATTGATTGGATATGCTGAGCAAATATTAGGCACTAAATGGATCATTACCATTGGAAGTATTATGGCCACTTTAGGCATAGGAGGATGTTTCTTTGCTGAAGATATATTGGTTATCACACTTTTGTGGGGAGTGGTACTAGGtaagataattgaaaaaactattaatgcATCAACATTTATCGGGTGTTCAATAAAAGATCGATGAATTGAAAACTCAACTAAAGAAAATTGGAAGgaaatagaaatgtaaaatttatgttttcttctttttttgcttagGACATAAGGTTTATTTGAGTGAATTTTCAAAGGTAATTACACAGTTTGTCAACAGATAACGCTTGCAACAGATCGTTTTGCGACATATCAGACCATTCCAATTAAGATATTTGCACCGGTATCTGTTAATTTTGTCCTCAAACTGGGCCACGTGTGTGCTGTATATGATGGTTActtgggaaaaaaatgtttaatggtTTTTTAAGAGTTAACATTCATCTGTTGACGAACTTTGTAACttagtttgaaatttgttataaatgaaGTTTCTAGTTTTCTAAGAAGAACGTTGCAAGCCGTCTATCTTTATCTTGTCGTTTATtgatcgtttttttaaaaatttgattttcaaaatcatcgGCCATTTTTCGAATACTTGATATCGTTTAATATAGGGTTATCAATGATAGGCAGGCGCAAAATTAATCCACGATAAAATCTAAactaaaggaaaagaaaaaactttctgGGTTTTTCGTATTGTATTGAGATCTATTCTTCTTCTTCCGATctggtggccgagtggttagcgtgcttgactgcggagccgctggtggcgggttcgaatcctgctcagggcatgagtgtttctttctctctgtgttctacgTCCTTTCTCCTGTgtgtgtgtgattgtgtgagtgtgacccgccctataaacgggtttgtggttgtatgacatgggcgacgctgctccaccgccgtgacTTCGCctcaggtgcccactgggtaacgagaagagagtagcagttctggcattcctATGGCTAATGGGACAAcacccaagtgcccgccattaaaaaaaaaatattcttctttaaacAACATAGAACGGCaggttttgtaaataaaagtatataataaaaataaaaacttgttagtttaaaaacaaaaaacatgagTATGAAcggttaaaagaataaaattaaaaaaataataataatataatattttattatgaacatactaaaatggagaaattaatttttagacaaaaattattaattttaaaaattaatctaataaagaggttaaaatctttgtttttgtctcaaaacttttgattaaaatactacttttatGTTGTCTTTAGTAGgtgtggaaaaatatttttcttgtcattttgatttttaattttttaggctTTCATACTGTTTCAACCTATTCAATATATGTAAATcgtgaaaattatataatttcgaTATTCAGCTCgtaacgtatttttaaaatcgtctgaaactataaatatgttaattaacatagctaatttttttatttttagtgaaacattattttttctgaaacgaaacatattccaataaaaaaaatatgaaattcctttcgttatattataaaaaaaaattgcacttaatTCGACGATAGTATGACagtccatttttaattttagaggccaaaaaatttgaattaaattcgaGTAGTAATGAAGACAAAACCcgttcattattaaaaaaaaagtttcgattGGGATTTTTAGATGAAagaatcaatttcatttttaataaaaacaaactaaaacttCCTTGTCTCTTTTCTAGGACTCAGCTATGGATTTGCGCACAATATGCAAGCCTCACttttaaatcaacattttaaaaatggaaaaagtaaaGCCAACGGTTTCGTTTTATCAGGTAGTTGCATTGGAGGAGCTTTGTTGCCAGCATTGACATCAGCTTGTATACAGTCTTATGGAACTTCAGGTTCTTTCCTTGTTTTATCAGCAATTATAGCTCACACCATACCAGCCAGCCTTTTAGTACACTACTCAAAAATTACACCATTATGTAACATTCAAAATGAGAGTGGAATCATTgggaataaaaatgataaaaacagtCCTGAAATCTCGAACCTTTCAGATAATTATAGTATGAATAGTACACATACAAAACAACcgaaacaagtaaaaaatatatcgtCTACAGGTTTGTTTATTTCCAATTCATTGCAAAACAGTAAAGAAAACGTGATAAATCGTGAAAGCGCATCATCTGCTGatgattcatatttttcaaacaaactaCATAAAGAGcgaaatgaaaatgtaaaagaaattggATTTGTGCTACATAAGGAGCAAAACGAAAATGTAAAAGAAGCTGGATTTGGGTTGCATAAGgagcaatttgaaaatgtaaaagagACTAGATTGGTGGTACATGAAAACGAAAATGCAAATGAAACTGGATTTGTGTTGCATGAGgagcaatttgaaaatgtaaaagagACTGGATTTGTGTtacaaaaaaacgaaaatgtaaatgaaactGGATTTGGGTTGCATGAGgagcaatttgaaaatgtaaaagagACTGGATTTGTGTTacataaaaacgaaaatgtaaatgaaactGGATCTGGGTTGCATGAGGAGCAATTTGAAAACGTAAAAGAGACTGGATTTGTGTTACATGAAAACGGAAGTGTAAATGAAACTGGATTTGGGTTGCATAAAGAGCAATTTGTAAATGTAAAAGAGACTGGATTTGTGTTACAAAATGAGAAACATGAATttgcaattacaaaaaaagaaagtgaaaatgggcataaaactatttttaacaaaagcaaatttaccCTTCGTTATTTCCG includes:
- the LOC122270068 gene encoding uncharacterized protein — protein: MRADIINNCKILIGCFVVDFLISGAGRLSSIYFVESVTRYDVDRAQASFPFVLTYAVKNFSGPLIGYAEQILGTKWIITIGSIMATLGIGGCFFAEDILVITLLWGVVLVIGPLIGYAEQILGTKWIITIGSIMATLGIGGCFFAEDILVITLLWGVVLGLSYGFAHNMQASLLNQHFKNGKSKANGFVLSGSCIGGALLPALTSACIQSYGTSGSFLVLSAIIAHTIPASLLVHYSKITPLCNIQNESGIIGNKNDKNSPEISNLSDNYSMNSTHTKQPKQVKNISSTGLFISNSLQNSKENVINRESASSADDSYFSNKLHKERNENVKEIGFVLHKEQNENVKEAGFGLHKEQFENVKETRLVVHENENANETGFVLHEEQFENVKETGFVLQKNENVNETGFGLHEEQFENVKETGFVLHKNENVNETGSGLHEEQFENVKETGFVLHENGSVNETGFGLHKEQFVNVKETGFVLQNEKHEFAITKKESENGHKTIFNKSKFTLRYFRIFIDPPFIAVLFTNGINTVIITAIWTIILDFIRDKDVPTNLEIYYVIILSIADCFGRAASGYFLDKRTLTLANFCLITFIVEAATLVVIVYINNYILVMVCEILIATCIGITVLLEIALTHEFVEQNSRKMAMSCRLILYGPLSFTISPMIGYFRGGYGSYDNVFYILSAASLLCGLISYLLPRLAKRKQSLPPDIS